One Phaseolus vulgaris cultivar G19833 chromosome 4, P. vulgaris v2.0, whole genome shotgun sequence DNA window includes the following coding sequences:
- the LOC137838784 gene encoding putative zinc finger A20 and AN1 domain-containing stress-associated protein 8, with translation MVTSLCANGCGFNGSPTNKNLCLKCYKDYLKENNTKSKGCKGVECETNNMNNKKNYFEETSCISESSTSSIIDDMTFVSDMSKKNERKRCNSCKKRIGLLGFQCRCGDVFCGSHRYPEMHACKIDWKKIGREVLIKENPLCISDKLKHRI, from the coding sequence ATGGTTACATCACTTTGTGCTAATGGTTGTGGGTTCAATGGTTCTCCTACCAACAAGAATCTTTGTTTAAAGTGCTACAAAGATTATCTCAAAGAAAACAACACCAAATCAAAGGGTTGTAAGGGTGTAGAGTGTGAAACGAATAACatgaataacaaaaaaaattattttgaggAAACATCATGTATTTCTGAAAGTTCTACAAGTTCTATCATTGATGATATGACTTTTGTTTCTGATATGAGTAAGAAGAATGAGAGAAAGAGATGCAACAGTTGCAAGAAGAGAATTGGATTATTAGGCTTCCAATGTCGCTGTGGAGATGTTTTTTGTGGATCACATAGATATCCAGAGATGCATGCATGCAAAATAGATTGGAAGAAAATTGGTCGTGAAGTTTTGATTAAAGAAAATCCTTTATGCATTAGTGATAAACTAAAACATAGaatttag